A genomic window from Antedon mediterranea chromosome 4, ecAntMedi1.1, whole genome shotgun sequence includes:
- the LOC140047291 gene encoding tyrosine-protein kinase ABL1-like isoform X1 encodes MGQTPSKDETRRSSRRKGGKGDQDSGVDKIHCRPLPHTPMNSEISKWNSTDDIYDPDVFVILYDFIGSSDGQLSVKKGEKVKILSHNSNEWCQVQSNSTGCTGWVPLSYVAQVNSLHNHAWYHGAISRNTAEYLLNSGIDGSFLVRDSESSTGQLSISLRYDGRVFHYRISTSTDGRVYVTSESRFNSVAQLILHHCKVADGLVTTLKYAVAKKDKPTIYGVSPQPDEWEIERTDIIMKNKLGGGQYGEVYEAIWKKYNRTVAVKTLKEETMKVEEFMREAAVMKTIKHPNLVQLLGACTREPPFYIVTEFMQHGNLLDYLRENDQTTLPAIALMHMATQVASAMSYLEDVNFIHRDLAARNCLLGENHLVKVADFGLARIIQGEVYTAQAGAKFPIKWTAPESLAYNKFSNKSDIWAFGILLWEIATYGASPYPGVELQHVYEKLENGYRMERPEGCPGDVYNLMKKCWEWMPVDRPNFRDVYEELNNMFQHSSISEEVEKTLGVDVAPMIPGRIPDHDSIQNPNGKGTSPESKKKGGFHVQSMFRRKDKKEEKRKSNPSNGVMAKDNRHSQELIENSEDKHSQMDNRNSKNSPSNSSNISDGSVEGVAFMKQQSFEKWPKNEQQAMPSQADNKKYGQRKDSNSSKNQITQPITAPQGYAPRKNSKPTFNPPMPPQPSKQFTTNKSIPNILKPTQMGQKPRITSPKPNKKKVPPTPKPDFMGPKPKLTTSQGTNAVSQLKPVPQPQARSKRGTIGRDDLSMSIGKVTKESLLQLSDSLTARFAMILDRNDYGKSNELCDDIEIFHLSCQKYVDFLAVRFRFSFLETLNAFDTQFKDLKIKYSSGKQKEIEQIIRKLFNLTTDIKMKVQK; translated from the exons ATGGGACAAACCCCATCGAAAGATGAGACGCGAAGGTCGTCACGAAGGAAGGGTGGCAAAGGGGATCAAG aTAGTGGTGTTGACAAGATACATTGCCGGCCCCTTCCTCATACACCTATGAACTCCGAGATCTCAAAATGGAACTCCACAGATGATATTTATGACCCagatgtatttgttatattgtatgaTTTTATAGGCAGTAGTGATGGACAGCTCAGTGttaaaaaag GAGAGAAAGTCAAAATCTTATCACACAACTCAAATGAATGGTGCCAGGTTCAAAGCAATAGTACAGGGTGCACAGGATGGGTGCCTCTCAGCTATGTAGCCCAAGTCAACAGCTTACACAATCATGCATGGTACCACGGTGCAATATCCCGCAACACCGCAGAGTACCTTCTAAACAGTGGTATCGATGGAAGCTTTCTTGTACGGGATAGCGAGAGTAGTACAGGGCAACTGTCGATATCATTACGATATGATGGAAGAGTGTTTCACTATCGGATAAGCACTTCAACAGATGGAAGG GTATATGTGACATCAGAGAGTAGGTTTAATAGTGTGGCTCAACTAATACTCCATCACTGTAAGGTGGCTGACGGGCTAGTAACCACTCTCAAGTATGCTGTCGCTAAAAAGGACAAGCCCACGATATATGGCGTTTCACCGCAGCCCGATGAATGGGAGATTGAGAGGACGGATATAATAATGAAGAATAAACTTGGGGGCGGGCAATATGGTGAGGTGTACGAAGCAATCTGGAAGAAGTACAATAGGACAGTTGCTGTAAAAACACTCAAG GAGGAGACGATGAAAGTTGAGGAATTTATGCGAGAAGCAGCTGTGATGAAGACTATAAAACATCCTAACCTTGTTCAATTACTAG GTGCATGCACAAGAGAACCCCCTTTCTATATAGTTACAGAATTTATGCAGCATGGAAATTTATTGGATTATCTTCGGGAAAACGATCAAACAACGTTACCCGCAATCGCACTCATGCACATGGCAACGCAAGTGGCCTCAGCTATGAGCTATCTAGAAGATGTAAATTTTATACATAG AGACCTTGCCGCAAGGAACTGTTTATTAGGTGAAAATCACTTAGTGAAAGTAGCGGACTTTGGCCTAGCTCGTATCATCCAGGGAGAGGTTTATACAGCTCAGGCTGGGGCCAAGTTTCCCATCAAGTGGACAGCACCAGAGAGCTTAGCATACAACAAATTTTCAAATAAATCTGATATATGGG CCTTTGGTATACTTTTATGGGAGATTGCTACATACGGTGCTTCTCCTTATCCAGGTGTTGAACTACAGCACGTGTATGAGAAACTAGAGAATGGCTACCGAATGGAACGACCGGAAGGTTGTCCGGGCGATGTCTATAATCTCATGAAAAAAT GTTGGGAATGGATGCCAGTTGATAGGCCTAACTTCCGGGATGTATATGAGGAACTGAACAATATGTTTCAACACTCTAGCATTAGTGAAG AGGTTGAAAAGACTTTGGGCGTTGATGTTGCACCAATGATACCAGGTCGTATTCCTGATCATGATTCTATACAAAATCCAA ATGGAAAAGGAACTTCACCTGAATCGAAAAAGAAAGGAGGATTCCATGTTCAGTCTATGTTTCGTAGGAAAGATAAAAAAGAGGAGAAACGTAAATCAAACCCGAGCAACGGAGTGATGGCGAAAGACAACAGACATTCGCAAGAATTAATAGAGAACTCTGAAGATAAACATTCCCAAATGGATAATAGAAATTCTAAAAATAGCCCGAGCAACTCAAGTAATATAAGCGACGGTAGCGTTGAGGGCGTAGCGTTCATGAAACAGCAATCGTTCGAGAAATGGCCGAAAAATGAACAGCAAGCCATGCCGAGTCAGGCAGATAACAAAAAGTATGGTCAGAGAAAAGATAGTAATTCTAGTAAAAATCAAATAACGCAGCCGATTACTGCGCCACAAGGGTACGCACCTCGTAAAAACAGTAAGCCAACGTTTAATCCTCCCATGCCACCGCAGCCATCAAAGCAGTTTACCACGAATAAGAGTATACCGAATATTTTGAAGCCAACTCAAATGGGTCAGAAACCAAGAATTACCAGTCCCAAGCCAAATAAGAAAAAGGTCCCGCCGACACCAAAGCCAGATTTCATGGGACCAAAACCAAAGCTTACCACCTCACAGGGTACAAATGCTGTATCGCAGTTAAAACCAGTTCCACAGCCGCAAGCGCGTTCGAAACGTGGTACGATAGGTAGGGACGATCTATCAATGAGTATAGGCAAAGTCACGAAGGAATCGCTATTACAACTATCGGATTCTTTAACAGCGAGATTTGCTATGATACTAGATAGAAACGATTATGGCAAGAGTAACGAACTGTGCGATGACAttgaaatatttcatttatcATGTCAAAAGTATGTGGACTTTTTAGCCGTACGTTTTAGGTTTTCTTTTCTCGAAACATTAAACGCCTTTGACACGCagtttaaagatttaaaaatcaAGTATAGTTCAGGAAAGCAGAAAGAAATCGAACAAATTATTcgaaaattgtttaatttaacgACCGACATCAAAATGAAGGTTCAGAAATAG
- the LOC140047291 gene encoding tyrosine-protein kinase ABL1-like isoform X2: protein MNSEISKWNSTDDIYDPDVFVILYDFIGSSDGQLSVKKGEKVKILSHNSNEWCQVQSNSTGCTGWVPLSYVAQVNSLHNHAWYHGAISRNTAEYLLNSGIDGSFLVRDSESSTGQLSISLRYDGRVFHYRISTSTDGRVYVTSESRFNSVAQLILHHCKVADGLVTTLKYAVAKKDKPTIYGVSPQPDEWEIERTDIIMKNKLGGGQYGEVYEAIWKKYNRTVAVKTLKEETMKVEEFMREAAVMKTIKHPNLVQLLGACTREPPFYIVTEFMQHGNLLDYLRENDQTTLPAIALMHMATQVASAMSYLEDVNFIHRDLAARNCLLGENHLVKVADFGLARIIQGEVYTAQAGAKFPIKWTAPESLAYNKFSNKSDIWAFGILLWEIATYGASPYPGVELQHVYEKLENGYRMERPEGCPGDVYNLMKKCWEWMPVDRPNFRDVYEELNNMFQHSSISEEVEKTLGVDVAPMIPGRIPDHDSIQNPNGKGTSPESKKKGGFHVQSMFRRKDKKEEKRKSNPSNGVMAKDNRHSQELIENSEDKHSQMDNRNSKNSPSNSSNISDGSVEGVAFMKQQSFEKWPKNEQQAMPSQADNKKYGQRKDSNSSKNQITQPITAPQGYAPRKNSKPTFNPPMPPQPSKQFTTNKSIPNILKPTQMGQKPRITSPKPNKKKVPPTPKPDFMGPKPKLTTSQGTNAVSQLKPVPQPQARSKRGTIGRDDLSMSIGKVTKESLLQLSDSLTARFAMILDRNDYGKSNELCDDIEIFHLSCQKYVDFLAVRFRFSFLETLNAFDTQFKDLKIKYSSGKQKEIEQIIRKLFNLTTDIKMKVQK from the exons ATGAACTCCGAGATCTCAAAATGGAACTCCACAGATGATATTTATGACCCagatgtatttgttatattgtatgaTTTTATAGGCAGTAGTGATGGACAGCTCAGTGttaaaaaag GAGAGAAAGTCAAAATCTTATCACACAACTCAAATGAATGGTGCCAGGTTCAAAGCAATAGTACAGGGTGCACAGGATGGGTGCCTCTCAGCTATGTAGCCCAAGTCAACAGCTTACACAATCATGCATGGTACCACGGTGCAATATCCCGCAACACCGCAGAGTACCTTCTAAACAGTGGTATCGATGGAAGCTTTCTTGTACGGGATAGCGAGAGTAGTACAGGGCAACTGTCGATATCATTACGATATGATGGAAGAGTGTTTCACTATCGGATAAGCACTTCAACAGATGGAAGG GTATATGTGACATCAGAGAGTAGGTTTAATAGTGTGGCTCAACTAATACTCCATCACTGTAAGGTGGCTGACGGGCTAGTAACCACTCTCAAGTATGCTGTCGCTAAAAAGGACAAGCCCACGATATATGGCGTTTCACCGCAGCCCGATGAATGGGAGATTGAGAGGACGGATATAATAATGAAGAATAAACTTGGGGGCGGGCAATATGGTGAGGTGTACGAAGCAATCTGGAAGAAGTACAATAGGACAGTTGCTGTAAAAACACTCAAG GAGGAGACGATGAAAGTTGAGGAATTTATGCGAGAAGCAGCTGTGATGAAGACTATAAAACATCCTAACCTTGTTCAATTACTAG GTGCATGCACAAGAGAACCCCCTTTCTATATAGTTACAGAATTTATGCAGCATGGAAATTTATTGGATTATCTTCGGGAAAACGATCAAACAACGTTACCCGCAATCGCACTCATGCACATGGCAACGCAAGTGGCCTCAGCTATGAGCTATCTAGAAGATGTAAATTTTATACATAG AGACCTTGCCGCAAGGAACTGTTTATTAGGTGAAAATCACTTAGTGAAAGTAGCGGACTTTGGCCTAGCTCGTATCATCCAGGGAGAGGTTTATACAGCTCAGGCTGGGGCCAAGTTTCCCATCAAGTGGACAGCACCAGAGAGCTTAGCATACAACAAATTTTCAAATAAATCTGATATATGGG CCTTTGGTATACTTTTATGGGAGATTGCTACATACGGTGCTTCTCCTTATCCAGGTGTTGAACTACAGCACGTGTATGAGAAACTAGAGAATGGCTACCGAATGGAACGACCGGAAGGTTGTCCGGGCGATGTCTATAATCTCATGAAAAAAT GTTGGGAATGGATGCCAGTTGATAGGCCTAACTTCCGGGATGTATATGAGGAACTGAACAATATGTTTCAACACTCTAGCATTAGTGAAG AGGTTGAAAAGACTTTGGGCGTTGATGTTGCACCAATGATACCAGGTCGTATTCCTGATCATGATTCTATACAAAATCCAA ATGGAAAAGGAACTTCACCTGAATCGAAAAAGAAAGGAGGATTCCATGTTCAGTCTATGTTTCGTAGGAAAGATAAAAAAGAGGAGAAACGTAAATCAAACCCGAGCAACGGAGTGATGGCGAAAGACAACAGACATTCGCAAGAATTAATAGAGAACTCTGAAGATAAACATTCCCAAATGGATAATAGAAATTCTAAAAATAGCCCGAGCAACTCAAGTAATATAAGCGACGGTAGCGTTGAGGGCGTAGCGTTCATGAAACAGCAATCGTTCGAGAAATGGCCGAAAAATGAACAGCAAGCCATGCCGAGTCAGGCAGATAACAAAAAGTATGGTCAGAGAAAAGATAGTAATTCTAGTAAAAATCAAATAACGCAGCCGATTACTGCGCCACAAGGGTACGCACCTCGTAAAAACAGTAAGCCAACGTTTAATCCTCCCATGCCACCGCAGCCATCAAAGCAGTTTACCACGAATAAGAGTATACCGAATATTTTGAAGCCAACTCAAATGGGTCAGAAACCAAGAATTACCAGTCCCAAGCCAAATAAGAAAAAGGTCCCGCCGACACCAAAGCCAGATTTCATGGGACCAAAACCAAAGCTTACCACCTCACAGGGTACAAATGCTGTATCGCAGTTAAAACCAGTTCCACAGCCGCAAGCGCGTTCGAAACGTGGTACGATAGGTAGGGACGATCTATCAATGAGTATAGGCAAAGTCACGAAGGAATCGCTATTACAACTATCGGATTCTTTAACAGCGAGATTTGCTATGATACTAGATAGAAACGATTATGGCAAGAGTAACGAACTGTGCGATGACAttgaaatatttcatttatcATGTCAAAAGTATGTGGACTTTTTAGCCGTACGTTTTAGGTTTTCTTTTCTCGAAACATTAAACGCCTTTGACACGCagtttaaagatttaaaaatcaAGTATAGTTCAGGAAAGCAGAAAGAAATCGAACAAATTATTcgaaaattgtttaatttaacgACCGACATCAAAATGAAGGTTCAGAAATAG